Genomic DNA from Dermochelys coriacea isolate rDerCor1 chromosome 12, rDerCor1.pri.v4, whole genome shotgun sequence:
CAGTGCATGGCTGGGACCTGTGAAGAGCTCCACGGAGGGGAGGCAAACCTGGGAGGGGgctcaaacagctgtttggctggtGGGGATGCACTAAGCAATGGGGGCTAAGCCCAGTTCAGGTCTCTAGTGCAGCCGAGACTTAGGGGGCCCCTGATAATCCTATGCCCTGCAGGGTTCTCCCTGGGGTGGGTGGCCCTCCTAGCCAGGCTAGGAATCATGTGACATTGCTGGAAGATGTTTCCATCCCTGGGGGAGGGCTAGCTTCCTCCCTAGCTCTGGGAGCCCTTTAATCATGGATTTAGTTGGATTTTGTTGGTGCTGGTCCtactttgaggagggggttggactagatgacctcctgaggtcccttccaaccctgatattctatgattgtatggaTCAGCTTCCCTGGCTCCACACCAGTGGCCACAGCCTGGCTGGCCACCTTGCCTTGGGCACAAAGCTCAGTTGGGGGAGCTGCTGTGGGCCCAGCTTATGCGCGGTGGGTGTCAGCAACCCCTGCTGGGTCAACTGGCATGTGGTGCCCAGGCTGTGCCCAGTCCGGTGGACACAGTGTGCTGGTGCCCCAAAGATGGCAGGAACCCAAAGAGACACCATGCTCCAGAAAGGTTTTATTGGAAGGCCACATGGCTGGCTTTGAGCCAGGTGGGACTAGGTCacctgtggggagagaagggtgCAGAGCCGCAGCTGCCGAGCTGGGGCCTAGCTGCTAAGACCCCACAGCAGGCTCAGTTGCTGGCCATGATGCCGTCGGCCCATTCACGGAGCAGGTTCACGCGGGCGTAGACGCCTGGCATGGTGGTGGCACAGCGGCTGCTGCCCCAGGACACAATGCCCACTAGATGCCAGACTCCGTTCTCCTGGCAGACAAGGGGGCCGCCGGAGTCACCCTGCGAAGCAGATGGAGAGGCAGGCTCAGTCACCAGGGCTGTAGAGAGCTGGGCACCACGCCCTCCagtgccagccccctgcccaggcaCCCTGCCGCGTATCCTCCCAAGGAGGAGCCCCTGCTAGCCTGGATCTCATCCTCCTGTGCCACGCTGGAGAGACCAGCCCAGGAGGACTGACGGGTGCCCTCCCCTGCCTATGGCCGAATTCCTGCCCTCCCTGCCAGAGGGACAAGGGCCCTGTCCCTGGATTGGCACATTCTCCCTGGCCTGGTCCCCCAGGACGTGGGGGACCACAGCCAAGTGCACACGGTCCCCTGCTTCCCACCCCTCTGCAGCAGGCCCCCTCCTAGCCAAGCAGCAATGACTGGGCTAGTCAGTGCTCTGGGCAATGCCTCTATGGGCCCATGCAACAGGCATGAGGGTCTCGCACCCCACCAGGAATCGCTACGCTcttccccctgcctggggagcagAAGACCATGGAAGGGCTCAAGCCAGCTAGCCGTGTGTGGCAAGGCCACAGGGCTAGTAGAGGCACAGAGCGGCCAGCAGAGGGCATGAGCTCGCGCAGGGGGCGGAAGGAGGCTGGCCAGcggggcagccccagccctggggccataCCATGCAGGAGGAGGAGCCCGCTGCTCCAGCACAGATCATCGAGTCCAGGATGTTGCCGCTCCAGTAGTTTTTACACTCCTCATTGGTCAGCAGGGGCAGCGCTGTCTGCTGCAGTTTGCTTGGGGTGCTTAAGGCTGGGAAGGGAGCGGAGAGAGGGCAGGGTCAGGGCTGCGCCCCAAGGAGCCGCCACACGCATTCCACATGACATGGTGCACGGCTTGTGTGGCTGGCATGTGCCACACGTGGGAGCTGGGTGCACTGCTGAACACACCCTATGGAATGAGTGAACTGCACAGGAGCCTCCCACGACCAGGCCATCCTGCTACAAAGGCGTGGCCCTCTGGCTCCCCAGTAGGGCTGGGCATCCCATGCTCCCTGCTGAAAGCTGGGGCGGGCAGCCCAAAAGCAGGCACAGGCTTTCCAGGTCCCAGTCATTGCAGGGCCTGGAGATGCCAGAGGGCTCTGGCCCAGGTGGAGGAAAAGGCCCTTTCACCAACAATCCCCTACTTGCCCTGGCTCGCGTTCCCCTGTGCGCACACGGTGAGCTGGCCAGGCGTGCCCAAGCAGCATCCCACCACAGCCTGGCAGCACTGGGCTCACAGGGGCTGGCCTGCCAGCTGGCCAGACAGTGCTTTGCCTGCTCTTTGGGGCTCTGGTCCACATCCTAGGAGTTAGATCCACCCCTCCCGCAGGgctagctccagccctgctctgccaatgccccaATGCATGGCTGCCTCAAGCTCCGACCTGTGGATCCCCCAGGCCATGCCGTGAGCCCAGCATTTGGGCCAGTGCCCACGGGTGGCTCTAGGCGAGCACCAGGCACATTGGGTCTAGACCAGATGCATCACTAGAGAAGGGCTACAGCCCTGGGCCTTACCACCTGTATAGAAGGGGCTCAGTCCAGCCCAGGCTGGTGACAGGAACAGAGCCGAATGATTTCTCATGCCTCCCGCCCAGCTCTAAGGAGTGCTGTGCACATGGCAGGGGGGCAACACACCCCGATGCCAATGAGGGTGTGAAACCTGGGGAGCCAACAGCTCAGTGCTGCCGTGACGGGGGAGATGGTTGTGGGAAAACTCACATCCCACTCCACTCATGGGGAGGGAAATCCCTTGCTCCCCACGCTGAATGTGCTTTGCAAACACCAGTGTGCACAGCATCGCAGCAGGGTACGTCAGCATTACTGTCCCCCACCcacaggtggggaaattgaggcataggGTGGGTAACTAACCACCCTTGATCTCACGATTCCCAGTCCTGGGCCCTACCCTGCAATGCATGTGAGTGACCCAGCTCCAGGGGCTGTTACAGCCAAACTGGCCATTGAAGTCATCCCCAAGGCCATGCAGGCTCCTCTCGCTGCAGTGCCAGGAGGACGTACCGTTGTAGCGGGTCTTGCCCCAGCCAGTGGTGACGCAGAGCTGGCCACTCTGGTACTGCTCCCCAGCAGCTGCCAGGCACACTGGAGCCgcagtgctgcccagctccaCGGCCGTGGCCAGCTTGATGAGCGCGATGTCATTGTTGATGGTGTAGGAGTTATACTGCGGGTGGGTGAAAACCTGTGGCAGAGACACGGGCCCATGAGGACATGTCCCtgcagctacccctcccccatgGTGGGGGTACTCATGTGGGCCCCATTGCCATGGTGCCTGGCCCGGTACATTCAGCAAGCACTGAGACCAGCCGGCATCACCAGGCCTGGGGCAGCCTCTGCGTCAGCTCCTTAGAGCCAGCAGGCAGCATATGGCAGGGAACCTCCCaccgctcccagtgcctgatgcaCCCAGAGtgggctgctgggagctgcagtctCAGGAGGGCTCCTGGTCCCCTGGGGCGCAGGCTGCGACAGCACACACTCCCCAtatggctggagcagggcagcagATCCCTCGGGGACCAGGCTATgcccagcagagggcaggggagaTAGAGCTGTGGCCAGCAGAATTGGCTGGCTGTGGAGGggaccccccactgcacccctgcAGGGGAAGttgccccagctgggctccctcagcTGATTGTTGTGCTGGCACAATGCCCCCAGGCCTGGAGCAGATATGCTCACACAGGAGTTCCCAGCTGTACCCCATCTCACCCCCAGAGAGCTCAGCCCACAGAGTGGGGCTACACAGAGGCAGCGAGCAGACAGCAACCCTGGGCGCTCATGGCACTACAGGGTTGTGCCCAGACACTCAGCGTCTGTGCAGTGGGTCAGCAAGCGCTCACCCACCTGCTGGATGGCCAATTTCTGTACTTTCTCTTGGGAGGAGCTGCGGTCATGTTCCCCGAGCACCACCACGTTGGATTTCCTGgggccagaagagagggcagttAGTATCCAGGGAGAGCTGAGATCACCCCCGCGAAGGGCTATGTGCGGGGCACTGTGGGACGGGGAGCTAACAGCTGTAGCTCGTGCATTTGGCCATGCAGCAGGGATTCCTGCCTACCTGTGGCTATTGCCCAGGTGCACCCGGGGCTGTTCACCAGTGCAGAGGGAGCCTTCCCCTGTGCACAGCTGGGGCCTTCCACGCCAGCAGCAACCTGGCTGGACCAGGCATAGTTTTCCCCTTGGTGTAGTTGATGGGGTAGCCCATGCAGCCTGGCATGTTGGGGGCAGTCCAGCATTACAAGGTGGAGGGCTGAAACAATCATCTGGACGCTAGGTGTGATCTCGAAGTGCAAGGGGAGGTGACAtcaccatggctggggctggagcctgctcTGGGCTAGCAGCACCCTGCTGCCCCACCGCCCCCCTTCAGGCGACACCAGACAGGCTGCTAAGCCATATCCCTGATCTGCCCCCATCCCGCAGCCCATCCCCAGGGTGGTCCCCACTCACGTCACTCTGCAGTGTGCAGCTGTCACCACCCAACGCTCACTGACCAGGGAGCCACCACAGAAGTGCCAGCTGTTCGTCTTCGACTGCTGCAATTGCCAACCGGGGGAAACTGTAAGGCCCTAGAGACACCCCTTCCAAGGTATCACCAGCAAGGGCCAAATCACACTGAAAACAATTGCAGTGCCCAGCTCAGGCATGGCCCTGGGCAGCTAGGAGGGCACCTTTCCTTGGTCTCAGGCACGAGCTCCCTACAGCCTCCCTAGGGACTGAATCTGGCACTTCTGCTTCTATTAGCAGGAGCCACATGGGCATGTGCTTGTCCTGGGCAGCCACAGGCTCATAACCCCCTTGGAGCACCCcactgggtgggggtgggacagcCCAAGAGCCACCCTTCCCACGAGCCCATCCCCAGTGTCTGGGCTTCAGGAGTCCAGCCTCTGGGAGCCGAAATGGGGAAGATGGGCTTGTGAAATGGGGGCGGGGCTTGGCATGGGGCAGAGCCATGGGGGCAGAGCCAAATGAGGAAAGTGTTTGGGTCactgctggggggggagaggggcataaAGGGAGTAACCAGGGTCCCAGCACCGATAGAGAGACTTCCCCACCCTCCTTACCTGCAGGGAGACTTGCCAGGGCCAGGATCCGGGAACCGCCTCCTCACCATTCACAATGCGGGCATAGCCACTGATGATGGGCTGGATTTCCTGCACACCACAGCCTGGCAGGGAAAGAGAGTCAGCATGGGTCTCCACCCTCCACCTGAGGCTGAAGCACCACCTAACCAGAGACAGCTCCAGTCCATCTCCCTCCCGCAGCCTGGTGAGAGCACGGGCAGTGCCTGGCAGAATGACTGCCAGAGCCGGGCCCAAAAGGGAACATCCGTTATGTGGAGGAGTCTGAGACTGGGGAACTTTCCGATTCAGAATGAAAACCCAGAGACCCTGTCTGGGAGTCatggccctggggcagcctgcctggcacCCGCAGTGTCACCGACCCCTGTGGCACCCATGCATTTAGTTTATACATACACAGCGATGGAGTCTAATTTAGCTGGTCCACTCATGGAAGAGATCTTAgtgtcattgtggctagttcttgaaaacatccactcactgtacagtggcagtcaaaaaagcgaacagaatgttggaagtcatcaagaaagggatagataataagacagaaaatatcatattgccactatataaatccatggtacgcccacaccttgaatactgcgtgcagatgtggtcgccccatctcaaaaaaactATAGTAGAGTTGGAAGAGGcgtagagaagggcaacaaaaatgatgacgggttcacacaacacacagtcaaccggaggaactctttgccaggggatgctgtgaaggccaaaactataacagggtcccaaaaagaactagatgagttcatggagcataggtccatcaatggctattagcccagataggcagggatgcaaccccatgcactgTTGGCTAGAAACTGGGGGCGGGCCAACAGGAcgtggatcatttgataattgcccggtcctgttcattccctctaaagtgCCTGGCccagccactgtcggaaaacaggatactgggctaactggacataagaacggccatctgacgtagtatggccgttcttatgtggcAAATCTCGCCCGATCAGAATGGCAGCATTCCCTGACCCTACTAGGCAAAGGTATCAGTGATGACACGGGGGCCCAGGCCAGGGAGGGTGAGAGCTGCTGGTCAATGCCCTAGGCTGGACTGGTGCAGCTAGGCACATAAAGGCCGTTTATAGCAAAAACCTTGTATTTATACCCTGCTTTGCACGCCTGAAAGCAGCTGAGCCACTTTCCCACCAGGCAGAGGCCAAACCTAGACTATTCCAGCTGCCCAGCGTGAGCTTCAGAGAGTTACTGCACTGCCCTGCAGGCAGGTGGTGAGAGCGGCAACCTTATCTACAGCACTCACTGCCGCTGTTACAGCAGGCATTACGCATTGCTTGGCcagctgctgaaatgcagccagctctggtgtGGAAGGTAGCAGTTGCTTAACAGCCCACAGCAatacccccctcacacacacaacatTTTAGAGACAGCACTGAAGACTACTGTCTCTCTTAATCACGCAGAGGAGCACTGAAGGAGGCACAAAGTAACTAGCCAAACTGGTCTAGATTAAACAAACCTGGTCTGGCAACTGGTACAGCATTTTGGCTGCTGGCAAGTGCAATAGCGGCACACTGAGACCCACTCATGTGCAGATTCAGGACTCAAGGGCTCTTATTCAAATGAGatcaaagtcctttacaaagaAGATCAAGATCATGGCTGCTCTGTGgctgccccattttacagaggggaaactggggcacagagcagggaagtgatatctccaaagtcacccagcaacACAGTGGAGAATAGAACACAGATCTCCTCGGTCCTaatccagtgccctgtccaccaggccacactgcctcccagctgATGCAGCTAAAGGGGATTCCTGGAGATAGCCAGCCCCTGGGTGTCTTTCTAGCTCCCAGCCTGACTGGCACAGTCTGCACTTCTGTGTCCCCACACAGGGTCTCCAGAACCTGGATGAGGCTGTCACCTAATGGATTATGCAGCCCAAGCAGAGAAGGGCCCGCCTGGCTTACCATGAGCCGCACCGAGGACTGCCAGGCAGGAGAACAGCCACAGAGCAGCCATGCTAGCGACAAGGCTGAGGCATGTGGATGGGGCGGACAAGgctgcaggtcttttatctcCAGCACCAGTGTAGGTTGGAGTAGGGCCAACAAGGGGGTTGGGGGCCATGGGAACACCTGCTGCAGGGCAAACATGccacccccccaccacctccgTGATACCGCAATTGATTACTGTATTGGCAGGAGTTGGGAGCACTTTTTTTGTGAAGTGGATATATTTTTAGAAGCAGGGCAGCTTGTTTGCTTTCCAGGCTGGCTTCTGTGGCAAAGGGAGGGGTTAGCCGCAGTCAGGGAGGTCGATGGATGTGGCCCGTTTCCAGGAGGAAAATGGGCTTTTCCTCTGCATTGGTATGAGACACTCTGCATGTGCCCTTCTGGCAGCTCAGTGCAAAAGGGGACACCAGAGCCAGGGGTTAGTACAGACTCCCCCCATTCCGCTCCCCCACTGCCATTCCATTGAGCATCACAATCAGCCGCTTCTGGGGCCCAGGCAGGGCCCGGACTCATCTGGGTGAGCAGGATTCTCACTGCAAGAAGCTAGATGCCCCAACCCGTGCCCAGAGAGAAGGGGGGTCGGAGCCAAGGAGCCCCCTTGCATGCTGTTTACAGCACTGCCCCTCTTGTGGGCTGCATTGCATGGGAGTGCCAGCGGGCAGTGTACCCCTTCAATACCCTCTGACAGGGgcaggcctgggccagcccctggGACCTTTTGGGGAGCTCTGCCCAGCCTTCATAGTGCCCAGGAGGGGAAATGGTGCCGGTTGGTATCACAGCCCTGGCCAGCAAGGTCAGTTCTGCAGGGCTAGGCTGGGATGCCGATGCCCCAGGACTGTGGCTCGGGCCCGTCCCTGATGAGGggcatttgggggaggggagctctcCTCCTTTCCACGCCAAAGGCCGCCATCTCCAGCAACATCCTTCCATAGCTGGTGGCACCTCTgtcaccccagcccctccctgctccctgtccctgggTCACCAATTTACCAGGGCATGGCTGATAAACTCTTCTCCCCTGCTGACCTCACTGCTGTCGGAAGCAGCTGCCTTTCCCAGCCTTATCGCAGTGCACACCTGCGGTCCACAGGCAGCAGGGATGAGATACCGTTCCTGGCCTTCACACCAACACCTGCCTCCCTGCATGGTGCTTCTCACGCCCAGTGGGCCTGGTGCAACAGCTCCCTGCCAGCGGGACAGAGCTGGGAGCCCTCAGACCCAGCCTGGAAAAGAGGGGCTATCCAGACATGCTCCCTCCCAGCCTTCGATGGGAAGCATGGCCAAGCAGCCATGGGCACCGCCCAGACTTAGCAGACTCGGGATCTGTCCCCGCTCAGCCACACACCTGCTGCATGGCCCAGGGCAGTCCCTTCTCTTTGCTGGgtctcccattcccctcccaccctttgccttgTCTAGTGAGACCCTTAACGCTTT
This window encodes:
- the LOC119841178 gene encoding chymotrypsinogen A-like isoform X1, translating into MAALWLFSCLAVLGAAHGCGVQEIQPIISGYARIVNGEEAVPGSWPWQVSLQGLTVSPGWQLQQSKTNSWHFCGGSLVSERWVVTAAHCRVTKSNVVVLGEHDRSSSQEKVQKLAIQQVFTHPQYNSYTINNDIALIKLATAVELGSTAAPVCLAAAGEQYQSGQLCVTTGWGKTRYNALSTPSKLQQTALPLLTNEECKNYWSGNILDSMICAGAAGSSSCMGDSGGPLVCQENGVWHLVGIVSWGSSRCATTMPGVYARVNLLREWADGIMASN
- the LOC119841178 gene encoding chymotrypsinogen A-like isoform X2, with protein sequence MAALWLFSCLAVLGAAHGCGVQEIQPIISGYARIVNGEEAVPGSWPWQVSLQQSKTNSWHFCGGSLVSERWVVTAAHCRVTKSNVVVLGEHDRSSSQEKVQKLAIQQVFTHPQYNSYTINNDIALIKLATAVELGSTAAPVCLAAAGEQYQSGQLCVTTGWGKTRYNALSTPSKLQQTALPLLTNEECKNYWSGNILDSMICAGAAGSSSCMGDSGGPLVCQENGVWHLVGIVSWGSSRCATTMPGVYARVNLLREWADGIMASN